Sequence from the Fictibacillus arsenicus genome:
GAGGTTGATAGGTCTGGTGTGGAAGCGTGGCGACACGTGGAGCTGACAGATACTAATCGGTCGAGGGCTTATCCTTAAACATGAAACGTTTGGAAACGTCGTATCTAGTTTTGAGAGAACAACCTCTCAAACTTAATAAAATCATGGTTAACGTCATGGTTAGGTCTAGTGATGATGGCGAAGAGGTCACACCCGTTCCCATACCGAACACGGAAGTTAAGCTCTTCAGCGCCGATGGTAGTTGGGGGTCTCCCCCTGTTAGAGTAGGACGTCGCTAGGCAATGAGGAAGATGGATGAAGATCCATCTTCTTTTTTTGTGTTAAAAAGAAAGAATCAAAGGGATTTTGAAGCAATGAAGGGTGCTCTAGATGAAGGGTGCTCTAGCAGCATCATTTATATGAAAAATTCCATTTATGAGCCTTCCCCAGGATTTATGATCCTTCAAAATTTTTTATGGTCCTTGAGCTAAATTTATGAGCCTTCGCACATTCCTAATTACCATTCACCATTGTTCTATCCAGCCCATTTGTCGAAAAGTCTATAAAAAAATTTACAACTTGAAAAGCAAAAATTACAGCTTATAAATTTAAATTACGGCCTATAAATCAAAATTACAGCTTAGAAAATAAAATTACAGCTTAAAATACATTTTCACCCCAAAAATCCCACTAGCATCAACCCTTAACATATACCATCCAACATACTAATCACATACTCTCGATTCAATCCTTACTAAAAAAGTTATATTTCCTTGATGGTATATAAATGGTAAAATAATACAATGTAATTAAAGTTTTAAAAGAGGAGAATTAACGTGGAAATTATAATCATTATACTTTTTATTATTTTTTCTATTTTGTATTTCCTTTCAATGCGATCTATGTCGATTTTAGAAAAAGAACGAAGGGTAGATAAAGAAAAAAATCTTACTCCGTGCCTATAGAAATTGTTATCATGCTGTTTTATGGATATTTATAATAACGATTACAGCAGATGCATTTTTTCAAGTAGATCCGAATTATCATTTATTATTTTATTTAACCTTCGTATCCGTGATGTTCATTTCTAATTTCACTGTATTATTCATCACACAAAAATTTAAGTCTTCCCAAAAGACCAACCAGGCATAATCTGCACTGGCTGGTTTCTTCTTTTTATAATTAAGGTATATCCATGGTATGGAGTAATTGGCCAAAGAGATAGGGAATTTTCATAGCTGTTATGTTTAGGAATTGATTAATAAAAGGCAGCTCTTGTGAAGTATATGTGTGGAACAGTTCACTCCACCATTCTGTATCGTAACGGCTAATCATACTTAAGTTATAGAGAAGAACATAATGAACCATCAATTCATTGAGAACGGGCATCTGCAACAAATCACGATCAATAGGAAAGTAATATGTATCTTCAGCAAAGTGATAATTGAGTGGAAAACAATTGAATGGATGCAGCTGTTCTTTTATTAAAATTCGATAATTATTTGCATCAATCAATTCTATTTTCATATTTGAGGAGAACATACCATTCATGTATTCCTCAAACCGATCAGCCGACATATGCAGTAAGTCAGCAGCTTCAGCCGATAATGAAAAGATATCGTTGGATTCTTTTTTCAATTTAATCTGATAAAATCCACCTGTCATTTGTTTGTACAAAGGCACTAGTTCAGGCAGAGTTTTAAGCAGAGGATTCATCATGAACTTCTCGCCTTCGATGTGTTTCATGTGAAACATTTTTTCGCAAAAGTGATTGAACAGACCTGTTTTTTGTACTTTCACCTCATCATTAAAAAATTCATAGCTCCTTTTTTTCCTCTTTCTCGTAGATAATCCATGAGCCAATACGGAACTCGAATCCGGATATTCAGGATCCTTGCATAATATACAAGCCTTCATCAATTGAGTCATTCCGTAAAATAGAAGCACAGGCTTAAGTTCTGCAGGAGCTTGATCTGCTAGCGTGTAGTATTTTTTTCCGTGTTCAATATAGTAAATAAATCCATAAGTATTATCAAAGCTCTTTCCGTTGCTATCCTGCAAATTTAATTTTTCATATTGTTTTGCTAGAAATTGCTGCGTTTTTTGAGAGGAAAAGAACATATCAAACAAAGACCATACATCTTGCCTCATTACCACGGGTTATTTTCCTCCTGTAATTTAAATTATTTGAAAAATCGAACATATCTTGTATTCCTTGACACTAGTTTACCCAGTTGATAATCTACAAATAATATTTTTCTGGATTAAAAATTTGAAGGGGTGGGTTCGGCATGTGGCAAGATAAATTTGCTAAAGAAGGATTAACGTTTGATGATGTGTTATTAATTCCTGCAAAATCTTCAGTTCTTCCTAATGAGGTTTCCATTAAAACAAGGTTATCTGATTCTGTGCAATTAAATATTCCGATTATAAGTGCAGGAATGGATACTGTTACTGAATCAAACATGGCGATTGCAATGGCACGTCAAGGCGGCCTTGGGATTATTCATAAGAATATGTCGATTGAAGAACAGGCTGAACAAGTCGACCGTGTAAAACGTTCTGAGAGTGGTGTAATCACAAATCCATTCTATTTAACGCCAGAACACCAAGTTTTTGATGCGGAGCACTTAATGGGTAAATATCGTATTAGCGGTGTACCGATTGTAGATGCTGATAAAAAGCTGGTAGGTATACTTACAAACCGTGACTTACGTTTCGTTCAGGATTATTCCATTAAGATCTCAGATGTAATGACGAAGGAGAACTTAGTAACAGCTCCTGTAGGTACTACTTTAAAAGAAGCAGAGAAAACTCTTCAGCAATATAAAATTGAAAAACTTCCTCTAGTTGATGAAGATGGTACGCTTCAAGGTTTGATCACAATCAAGGATATTGAGAAAGTTATCGAATTCCCTAACTCTGCAAAAGATTCTCAAGGACGTCTCTTGGTAGGTGCTGCAGTCGGAGTTACAAAAGATGCACTGCTGCGTGTTGAGAAGCTGGTTGAAGCGGGTGTGGATGCGATCGTTATTGATACAGCACACGGGCATTCAGAAGGTGTTTTGCAAAAAGTAAATGAAGTAAGAGCTGCTTATCCGGATTTAACGATCATAGCAGGAAACGTAGCAACTGCAGAAGCAACACGTGACCTTATTGAAGCAGGAGCAAGCGTTGTAAAAGTAGGAATCGGTCCTGGTTCCATCTGTACGACTCGTGTTGTTGCAGGTGTAGGTGTTCCGCAAGTTACAGCTGTTTACGATTGTGCTACTGAAGCGAAAAAATACGGTGTACCGATCATAGCGGACGGGGGCATCAAATATTCAGGGGATATCGTTAAAGCTTTAGCTGCAGGCGGACATGCAGTAATGCTTGGAAGCATGCTTGCTGGAGTATCAGAGAGTCCAGGAGAGCGTGAAATCTTCCAAGGGCGCCAGTTTAAGGTTTATCGCGGAATGGGTTCTGTTGGCGCGATGGAACGCGGCAGCAGTGATCGATATTTCCAGGAAAATAATAAAAAGCTTGTTCCAGAAGGAATCGAGGGACGCGTGCCGTACAAAGGCCCTCTTGCAGATACCGTCTATCAGCTAATTGGAGGTATTCGTTCAGGAATGGGGTATTGCGGAACAGCTACGATCGATGAACTTCAAAACGACTCCCGTTTTGTTAAAATTACAGGGGCTGGACTTCGCGAGAGTCATCCGCATCAAGTACAAATTACTAAAGAAGCACCAAATTATTCGGTCTAAAGGCACATTTTTAGGACAGAGGGCTAACCTCTGTCTATTTTTTTGAAAAGGTGTATGTTACAATAATTTTTGTGTGTAAATGGGTTTGGAGGTGCAGTTTTTGAACAGCAAGATAAAGCAACTTTTAGTGTTAACATTGATTTTTTCGTTTTTTGCAACGAGTTTATTAGGATTTTCTAATTCAGCAAGTGCAGCACCGTCTTTAGATGTGAAAGCTGAGGCTGCTATATTGGTAGATGGTGATACAGGGAAAATATTATATCAGAAAAACGTTGATATGATGCTTCCTCCAGCAAGTATGACCAAAATGATGACCGAATACTTATTGTTAGAATCAATTAAGAAAAATAAAATTTCATGGGATCAAAAAACGCGTATCACTGAACACGCACATAAGATCTCACAAAATCGAGGACTGTCTAACGTACCATTAAGAGTAGACGAGCAATACACAGTTCGTGAATTATATGAAGCAATGGCTATTTACTCTGCTAACGGAGCAACGATTGCGTTAGCAGAATTAATTTCTGGTTCTGAAGCTGAATTCGTTAAAAAAATGAATGCTAAAGCAAAAGAATTAGGCTTAAAAGATTATCATTTTGTAAACTCCACTGGTTTGAACAACAAAGATTTAATGGGTCAGCACGCAGCTGGAGATGCAAATGAAGAGAATATGATGAGTGCCCGTTCAACGGCAATTCTTGCTTTCCGTCTGATCAATGATTATCCGGAAGTCCTTGAAACAGCAAGTATCCCTGTAAAAAATTTCCGTGACGGCACGGACGATGAAATTGAGATGGATAACTGGAACTGGATGCTTCCTGAACTTGTTTATGGATATGAAGGTGTAGACGGTTTGAAAACAGGATCTACGGATCTTGCTGGTTTTGCATTTACAGGTACGATTAAAAAAGGTGATACACGTCTTTTATCAGTTGTTATGAAAACCAACAGCTATAAAGCACGTTTTGATGAAACGAAAAAACTATTCGACTACGGGTTTGATAACTTCGAAAAAGCAGAGATTTTACCTGGTAATTATCAGATGAAAGATCAAAAAACTCTTCCTGTCGTAAAAGGGAAAGAGAAAGAAGTTAAAGTTTCAACGAAAGAGCCACTTTCTCTTGTTATTAAACGAGGAGAAAAAGAGAACTACAAACCTAAATTTGTAGTTGATAAGAAAAAAATCAATAAAGACGGTGAATTAACTGCCCCTGTTAAAAAGGGAGATGTTGTTGGCCACCTCAAAATCGAGTACAAAGGTAAAGGCGAAGATTACGGTTACCTGCTTGATGGAGATACAAAAGGAAAGACAGAAGTTGCAGCAGCAAAATCTGTTGAAAAAGCAAACTGGTTAGTTCTTGCGTTAAGAGGTGTAGGAAGCTTCTTTGGCGGAATCTGGTCCGGAACTGTGGACATGATTAAAGGTTTGTTTTAATTTCATAATATTTACAAGCTCTTCAGTGAATACTGAGGAGCTTTTTTTCTGAAAATAGAGAGTCTTGCGCTTTTCATGAATTACGATAAAATAGATGAGGATACTAGTTTTATTTTAAAAGAACCGAGTAGATCGGTTCTACCACATATAATCAGGGGGTAGTGTAGCATGTTGAAAACAGGTACTGAACGTGTAAAAAGAGGAATGGCAGAAATGCAAAAAGGCGGCGTCATTATGGACGTTATAAACGCTGAGCAAGCACGTATTGCTGAAGAAGCTGGTGCAGTAGCAGTAATGGCATTAGAACGTGTTCCTTCAGATATTCGTGCAGCAGGCGGGGTAGCCCGAATGGCTGATCCAACAATCGTAGAAGAAGTTTTAAATGCTGTATCTATTCCTGTGATGGCAAAGGCGCGTATCGGACATATCGTTGAAGCACGCGTGCTTGAAGCTATGGGTGTTGACTATATCGACGAGAGTGAAGTGTTAACACCTGCAGATGAAGTTTTCCACTTGTTAAAGAGTGACTACACTGTACCTTTCGTATGCGGTGCACGTGACCTTGGAGAAGCATCACGCCGTATTGGTGAAGGTGCATCAATGCTTCGTACAAAAGGTGAGCCTGGAACAGGAAACATCGTTGAAGCAGTTCGTCACATGAGAATGATTCAAGGACAAATCCGCAAAGTTGTAGCTATGAGCGAGGACGAGCTTATGACTGAAGCAAAGAACTTAGGTGCTCCATTTGAAGTTCTACTTCAGATCAAAAAAGCAGGCAAGCTTCCTGTAGTTAACTTTGCAGCGGGCGGTATCGCTACACCAGCAGATGCAGCACTTATGATGCAGCTTGGTGCAGACGGTGTATTCGTAGGATCTGGAATCTTCAAATCTGAGAATCCAGAAAAATTTGCTCGCGCGATCGTTGAAGCAACTACTCATTATCAAGATTACAAATTAATCGCTGAACTTTCTAAAGGTCTGGGCACTCCTATGAAAGGTATTGAAATTTCTACACTGGCTCAAGGTGAGCGCATGCAGGAGCGAGGCTGGTAATTACATGCTGAAAATCGGAATACTTGCTTTACAAGGAGCAGTACAGGAGCATGTTAAAGCGATAGAAGCTTCTGGAGCTCAAGCTATAGCAGTTAAACGTGTAGAAGAGCTTGAGGATCTTGATGGCTTGGTTATGCCAGGCGGCGAAAGTACAGCGATGAGACGATTGATCGATAAATATCTATTCCTTGAACCGTTAAAGGAATTTGCCAAAAATAAACCTATTTTTGGTACTTGTGCAGGATTAATTTTAATGGCAAAAAGAATTCAGGGTCAGGACACAGCTCATCTGGAGCTGATCGACATGACAGTTGAACGCAACGCGTTTGGCCGCCAAGTAGACAGCTTTGAAGCTGATCTTATGATTCACGGAGTCGGTGAAGATTTTACAGGCGTATTCATCCGAGCACCGTTCATCGTAGAAGTAGGTCCTGAAGTTGAAATTCTTTCAAAGCATAACGACCGAATCGTTGCAGCTAAACAAGGTCATTTCTTATGTGCAGCTTTCCATCCGGAATTGACGGACGACTACCGTTTACATCAGTATTTTGTAAAAATGGTGCAATCCAACAAAGAAGTAGTTGCATAAAATAGAAAAATACTGTACATTACTATAAAATCATCATAAAAAATCAATGACAGGAACTAGTAGCAAAAATGACTTTGTATAGAGAGTCGGTGGCTGGTGAAAACCGATCAAAGCGTTTTGTGAATCCATCCTCGAGTGAAGAGCCGAAGGTAAGTAAGCTTTTCCGGTGAAGAACCGTTACATTTAAACGAGCCGGCAATAGGAATAATTCTATTGCAATCAGGGTGGCAACGCGGGTTAACTCTCGTCCCTGTTTCTAATGTGATCATTAGGAGCAGGGGCGGGAGTTTTTTGATTTTTTATAACGAATAAAGGAGGAAATAAGTATGTTGGATTTAAAATTTGTCCGTGCTAATTTTGAAGAAGTGAAACAAAAACTTTCTGCTAGAGGGGAAGACCTTTCTGGTTTGGATCAGTTTGAAGCACTTGATCAGCGCCGCCGTGAGTTAATCGGTGAAACGGAGACTTTAAAGTCTAAGCGTAATGAGGTATCTAAACAGGTAGCAGAATTTAAGCGTGAGAAAAAAGAAGCTGACCATCTTATTACTGAGATGCGTGAAGTAGGAGATAAAATTAAGACGATTGATGATGAACTTCGTCAAGTAGAAGAAGATCTTCACGGAATTATGCTGACGCTGCCTAACATACCTCATGAGAGTGTCCCTGTTGGAGAAACAGAAGATGATAACGTACCCGTTCGACACTGGGGTGATGTGCCAGAGTTTTCTTTTGATGCAAAAGCACACTGGGATATCGCAACTGACTTGAACATTGTTGATTTTGAACGAGGAGCAAAGGTTACAGGAAGCCGATTTGCTTTTTATA
This genomic interval carries:
- the pdxT gene encoding pyridoxal 5'-phosphate synthase glutaminase subunit PdxT, with product MLKIGILALQGAVQEHVKAIEASGAQAIAVKRVEELEDLDGLVMPGGESTAMRRLIDKYLFLEPLKEFAKNKPIFGTCAGLILMAKRIQGQDTAHLELIDMTVERNAFGRQVDSFEADLMIHGVGEDFTGVFIRAPFIVEVGPEVEILSKHNDRIVAAKQGHFLCAAFHPELTDDYRLHQYFVKMVQSNKEVVA
- a CDS encoding YaaC family protein; its protein translation is MRQDVWSLFDMFFSSQKTQQFLAKQYEKLNLQDSNGKSFDNTYGFIYYIEHGKKYYTLADQAPAELKPVLLFYGMTQLMKACILCKDPEYPDSSSVLAHGLSTRKRKKRSYEFFNDEVKVQKTGLFNHFCEKMFHMKHIEGEKFMMNPLLKTLPELVPLYKQMTGGFYQIKLKKESNDIFSLSAEAADLLHMSADRFEEYMNGMFSSNMKIELIDANNYRILIKEQLHPFNCFPLNYHFAEDTYYFPIDRDLLQMPVLNELMVHYVLLYNLSMISRYDTEWWSELFHTYTSQELPFINQFLNITAMKIPYLFGQLLHTMDIP
- a CDS encoding D-alanyl-D-alanine carboxypeptidase family protein, which codes for MGLEVQFLNSKIKQLLVLTLIFSFFATSLLGFSNSASAAPSLDVKAEAAILVDGDTGKILYQKNVDMMLPPASMTKMMTEYLLLESIKKNKISWDQKTRITEHAHKISQNRGLSNVPLRVDEQYTVRELYEAMAIYSANGATIALAELISGSEAEFVKKMNAKAKELGLKDYHFVNSTGLNNKDLMGQHAAGDANEENMMSARSTAILAFRLINDYPEVLETASIPVKNFRDGTDDEIEMDNWNWMLPELVYGYEGVDGLKTGSTDLAGFAFTGTIKKGDTRLLSVVMKTNSYKARFDETKKLFDYGFDNFEKAEILPGNYQMKDQKTLPVVKGKEKEVKVSTKEPLSLVIKRGEKENYKPKFVVDKKKINKDGELTAPVKKGDVVGHLKIEYKGKGEDYGYLLDGDTKGKTEVAAAKSVEKANWLVLALRGVGSFFGGIWSGTVDMIKGLF
- the guaB gene encoding IMP dehydrogenase, yielding MWQDKFAKEGLTFDDVLLIPAKSSVLPNEVSIKTRLSDSVQLNIPIISAGMDTVTESNMAIAMARQGGLGIIHKNMSIEEQAEQVDRVKRSESGVITNPFYLTPEHQVFDAEHLMGKYRISGVPIVDADKKLVGILTNRDLRFVQDYSIKISDVMTKENLVTAPVGTTLKEAEKTLQQYKIEKLPLVDEDGTLQGLITIKDIEKVIEFPNSAKDSQGRLLVGAAVGVTKDALLRVEKLVEAGVDAIVIDTAHGHSEGVLQKVNEVRAAYPDLTIIAGNVATAEATRDLIEAGASVVKVGIGPGSICTTRVVAGVGVPQVTAVYDCATEAKKYGVPIIADGGIKYSGDIVKALAAGGHAVMLGSMLAGVSESPGEREIFQGRQFKVYRGMGSVGAMERGSSDRYFQENNKKLVPEGIEGRVPYKGPLADTVYQLIGGIRSGMGYCGTATIDELQNDSRFVKITGAGLRESHPHQVQITKEAPNYSV
- the pdxS gene encoding pyridoxal 5'-phosphate synthase lyase subunit PdxS yields the protein MLKTGTERVKRGMAEMQKGGVIMDVINAEQARIAEEAGAVAVMALERVPSDIRAAGGVARMADPTIVEEVLNAVSIPVMAKARIGHIVEARVLEAMGVDYIDESEVLTPADEVFHLLKSDYTVPFVCGARDLGEASRRIGEGASMLRTKGEPGTGNIVEAVRHMRMIQGQIRKVVAMSEDELMTEAKNLGAPFEVLLQIKKAGKLPVVNFAAGGIATPADAALMMQLGADGVFVGSGIFKSENPEKFARAIVEATTHYQDYKLIAELSKGLGTPMKGIEISTLAQGERMQERGW